The Flammeovirga yaeyamensis genome segment TCTCAGTATGTACAAAACAAGCTTTAGAGTATGCTTGCTTATTTTATAAAGTAGATTTGGAAGAACATCAAAAAACTGCTTTGATGGAAGAGTATAAAGTTTTACCTGCTTTTGATGATGTAAAAAAGAATCTGGAGAGATTAAGATCTGAAGGACATCAGTTGTATGCTTTTTCTAATGGAAGTAAAGAAGCGATCAAAGGATTATTGATAAACGCGGGATTAGTAGATCATTTTGATGGAATGATAAGTGTAGAAGAAAAGCAGGTTTTTAAACCATCTCCTACTGTTTATCAATATGTGTTAGAGGTGACTTCCTCAGTAAAAGAATCCACCTATTTGATCTCAAGTAATCCATTTGATGTGTTAGGAGCGAAAGCTTTTGGTTTGCAATCTATTTGGGTTCAGCGATCTAAAGAAAGTATTTTAGACCCTTGGGAATATCAACCCAATCGTATTATTTCAACGTTATCGGATTTAACTTTTACAAAATGATGGGTATATTCCCATTATGAAAATGGACGGGACAATAAAATTTGAATACAATGGAAGAACTTTGATAGAAAAGGCGATTATCAAAGTTCCTTTTACTAAAGAAAGAGTGTTTCAAAACGAAGGTTGTTTCATATATATGAAAGATGCTTCTATTAAATTACATTCTCCTCAAGACAATTTGGAGGTGAAGAAAAAAGAAGCTGTTCTATTAAAATGCGATACTTATTTCTTAGAGTTTTTAGGAGAACAAAATCAAGGTACAGTTGAAGTGATTGCAGTTCATTTATATCCAGAATTACTCAAGAAGTTATATATAAATGAGTTACCTAAAATTATCGAAAAAACGGTTTCTAATCCTCCAACAAAATTGATAGAAGATGAAACTATTATTTCAAGGTTTATCGATTCATTAGATTTTTATTTTACTAATCCATCACTGGTTAATGAGGATTTATTAGAATTAAAGATCAAGGAATTGATTTTACTATTGATACAGACGAATAATGTGACATCTGTTCTAGAATTGATTCATGATTTATACTCTCCTCGAACAGTACAACTAAAAAATGTGATTGAGCTACATACTTTTTCTAATCTTACTTTAGAAGAATTAGCCAAACTTTGTCATTTAAGCTTGTCATCTTTTAAAAGGGAGTTCCAAAAAGTATTTGATGAAACACCATCAAAATATTTTACTACCCAAAGAATCAATAAAGCAAAAGAGTTATTAAGTAAAACCGATTTACCCATTAATGAAATAGCCTACGAAATTGGTTATAATGATCCTTTATATTTTACGAGGATATTTAAAAAAAGGGAAGGAGTTTCTCCATCGCAGTTTAGAAACTAATTTTTATTCTCATTATCTAAAACAGTATCAAATAGTTAATGTAGTAAGGATTCAGCACTATAAATTCTCACTATAGCGGTATAAACATTATCAATTTGATTTATCTGGAGGCCCACCGTAAGTTTGTGACATCAAAATCGAATTAAAACATATCAATCATAAAAAATTAAACTATGTCACAAATCGGAAAACAAATCGTAGACTTTAAAGTTCAATCTTTTAACAATAACGAATTCCAAACAGTAACTAAAGAAGACGTATTAGGCAAATGGTCTATCTTCTTTTTCTACCCTGCTGACTTCACTTTCGTTTGTCCTACTGAGTTGGAAGATTTAGCTAACCTTTACGAAGAGTTTAAAGCGACAGGTACAGAAGTATATTCAGTATCTACAGATACTCACTTCGTTCACAAAGCGTGGCATGATACTTCAGAAACTATCAAGAAAATCAACTACCCAATGTTGGCAGATCCAACTGGAGTTCTTTCAAGAGGTTTCGATGTAATGATCGAAGAAGATGGTTTAGCTGAAAGAGGTACATTCATTGTGAACCCAGAAGGTGAAATCGTTTCTTACGAAGTAGTAGCTGGTAATGTTGGTAGAAATGCTGAAGAGTTACTAAGAAAATTGAAAGCTTTACAGTTTGTTGCTGAAAACCCTGCAGAAGTTTGCCCTGCAAAGTGGAAGGAAGGTAACGAAACTTTAAAACCTAGCATCGATTTAGTAGGTTTAATCTAGTCGATCAAAATTTACACACAAACTTAAGCACTCTTTTTCGAAGGGTGCTTTTTTTCGTTTAAAGCAGATCTTGGAAGGGGGGCGTATGTGATACGCCCGTACACCATTGCATGGGTTTATCGCATAAACCCGTTCATTGCCGGGCCCAAATGAAACATTATTGGATAAAGATATATGGATTATAATCAAATATTATATCGATATAAATTTTATCATTTTGACTTATAATGATATTCACCGTAAGTTTGTATCATCAATAATTCGAAAGGGAATTAAAATTTAGAAACATAAAACTAGAATATAAACTATGTCACAAATCGGAAAACAAATCGTAGACTTCAAAGTACAATCTTTCAACAACAACGAATTTCAAACAGTAACTAAAGAAGACGTATTAGGCAAATGGTCAATCTTCTTCTTCTACCCAGCAGACTTTACTTTTGTTTGTCCAACTGAATTGGAAGACTTAGCCAACTTATACGAAGAGTTTAAAGCAACAAACACAGAGATTTTCTCAGTATCTACAGATACACACTTCGTTCACAAAGCATGGCACGATACTTCAGAAACAATCAAGAAAATCAACTACCCAATGTTGGCAGATCCAACAGGAGTTCTTTCAAGAGGTTTTGATGTCATGATCGAGGAAGACGGAATGGCTGAAAGAGGTACATTCATCGTGAACCCAGAAGGTGAGATCGTTTCTTACGAAGTGGTAGCAGGTAACGTTGGTAGAAATGCTGAGGAGTTACTAAGAAAATTAAAAGCGTTACAGTTTGTTGCAGAGAATCCAGCGGAGGTTTGTCCTGCAAAATGGAAAGAAGGTAACGAGACATTAAAACCAAGCATCGATTTAGTTGGTTTGATCTAATCCAAAAATATACAACCTAATCTTATCGTAGGGACGTTATAATGTAACGTTCCTACATAAGATGAATTTACACCCTTACTTTAAAAGAATTAAATCTACTTTTATTAACCATTATCTAAAATATTTATAATCGATATTATCATGTTAGAACAAGCATTAAAAACACAAGTAACTACGTTTTTCGGTCATCTTAAAAGTCAATATACATTCGAAGTTACAGTAGCAGATACACATCCAAGTAAGAACGATATGGTTTCTTTAATGGAGGACGTAGCAAGCTGTTCGGATAAGGTAACGCTAAATGTACAATCTGGAGAAGGATTGTCGATGAATATTGTAAAGGATGGAGTGCCATCAAATATTACTTTTAGAGCGGTACCGACAGGACATGAGTTTACAACATTGTTGTTGGCTGTGCTTAACATGGAAGGTATCGGTAAAAATCTACCAGATCAGGCGATCATCAATAAGATCAAAAGCATTAGCGAGAAGGTAGAGATCAGAAGTTATATTTCATTGTCTTGTACAAACTGCCCAGAAGTAGTCCAAGCACTGAATGTAATGTCGATGAACAACCCAAATATTACACATCAAATTATAGATGGTGGAATTAATCAAGAAGAAGTAGAGCAATTGGGTATTCAAGCAGTACCTACTGTTTTAGTGAATGGAGAGCAATTCCATGTTGGTAGATCTTCTTTAGGAGAGTTACTAGGAAAATTAGAGGAGTTAGTAGAAACATCAACAGAAAACATCGAAGCAATAGAGAAAGAGTATGATGTTGTTGTTGTAGGTGGTGGACCTGCAGGTGTATCTTCTGCGGTGTATTCTGCTAGAAAAGGATTTAAAGTAGCAGTGGTTGCTGGTACAATTGGTGGTCAGGTGAAAGAAACTGTAGGTATCGAAAATATGATCTCGATTACAAAAACTACAGGTGCAGAATTGACAGCCAATTTGTACAATCACTTAAAAGATTACCCAATTGATATCTTGGAGAACAGATGGGTAGAAAATGTAGAAGTGGTAGATGGTTACAAGAAAATCACTACTTCTATGAACGAGGTCATCACGGCTCCTGCATTAGTTATTGCAACGGGTGCTAGCTGGAGAAAATTAGGTGTACCTGGCGAAACAGAATACATCGGATCGGGTGTGGCTTTCTGTACCCACTGTGATGCACCTTACTTTAAAGGTAAAAAAGTAGTTGTTGTTGGAGGTGGTAACTCTGGTTTAGAGGCGGCGATTGATTTATCAAGCATCGCATCTGAAGTGACAGTTTTGGAGTTCATGGATACGTTGAAAGGTGATCAAGTACTACAAGACAAGGTAAATGAGTTGCCGAATGTAAACGTAATCACTAACGCAGCAACAAAAGAAGTAATCGGTGATGGTAAGCAAGTAACAGCATTGCAGTACCAAGACCGAGTATCAGAAGAAATTAAGTCAATCACTACAGATGGTGTATTCGTACAAATCGGATTAAAAGCCAATAGTGATGCTTTCAAAGATATCGTAGAGACCAATAGAATGGGTGAAATCGAAATCGATGCTCACAACAGAACTTCTCAAGCAGGAGTTTATGCAGCAGGTGATGTTTCTATTGTTCCTTACAAGCAAATAGTCATTGCGATGGGCGAAGGTTCCAAAGCAGCTTTATCAGCTTTTGAAGACAAGATTAAAAATAAATTGATGTCCACAGAGATATCTTTAGCATAATTAGTTTTACTCAAAGCCTGAGAAATATTTTTAATATAACCCAGGTTCATAAAACATAGGTTTAATTCACGATATAAAAGCCAATGGTATTTTACTGTTGGCTTTTATTTTTATGCTTTAGTTTTTTTTGCTTTGATTGTTCATCATCACCATAATAATTCGCTTTCTTTGTATCAAATTAGAAACGTATTAATTATGTATAAGCTGCAAAGAATAGATGGAGACCATGCAATTTTGGTTTCTGCTGATGAAAATGTTCCATTATTGAATCATTCTGGTGATCCAATTTTACCGGTAGCCGAAGACGTAGCAAAAATGTTACTGAACGACTTCAAGAAAGGGGACATGTATGATGAAGACGAAAACTTTATTCCTCAACGCAGTTATATCTATTGTAACTTAAGTTCTCTTACAGCTTTAAAATTGGAAGACGAAGAAGAGTACGAGTTGGATGTTACTGAGGTAATGCAATGGGACAGAGCTTTCAGATTACAAGCAGATGGGGGTGAAGAGTATGCAGCTGTTAAAGCCGTTCGCGACTTTTTCGGAGAAGATTATATCAATCTACCTCTAAATTATGCAGAAAGCGTAGAGGAAATGAATGATGAGGATAAACTTCCTGATCACATTGCTCAACGAATTCAAGATTTAGTAAACGATTTCAACCTGAAAGAAACTATGGCTGTTGATATGTTATTGGAGCATTTCCAAATGACAAGTGTGGCTTTAGTGGTACTTTGGGTAAAACAAAAAATCAGTACTTCCGACTTTGTCTATGCAATGGTATTACTAACAGGATACTTTGATGCTGGAACCTCATTAGAGGATATAAAGACAGTAAAGTGGGTAAACAATATGGTAAAGAAGATGGAGCGTTTTGGTCAGTACCTCGCTTCAGAAGAAATATATTAATCTTGATAATTTATGAAAAAACCTTAGTGTTTTCATCATTATCAATTCTACCCGTAACATAAGTTGCGGGTATTTTTTTGTCATTTTTTTGATGAACACTTTCTATATCTCCATATTTGAATACTTATGTAATGCAATACCCAAAAACGTAGAATACCTCTACTTTTTATCAAATAATAAGTTGATTACTGATAAATAAGCATGTAATGTTATTGGAGACGTATCAATAATTTCATCAAAATTTAAGCATACTCAAACTTATAATCACTTTTAGAATCCCTATAGAAATATCATTTGATGTTGATTTATCGTTACGGAAAATTAAGGACTTACTAAAACACCCAGAACCAAATAATTAACGAATGATACTATGAAATCCATCTTTATCTTTTTATTCTCTCTACTGTTAGTATCTTTTGCTAAAGCGCAATCGCATACTTATCATCAAAACATTACCAATTTTACTAATGATAATATTACGTCAGATTATACTTCTTCCACAGCAGTATCTGATATCACTTATACGGCCTCTACTTCTCAAACCTTAACTGTATCGAATGGAGCAACCGTAATTTTAGATATTGGTGGAAATACATTGAATCTTAGAGGAGCGGTAGAAAATAATGCAAATTATAACGCGGTAGAAATATACGTAGCCGCTGGTTCCACATTAAAAATAATTGGAAATGTTGATATAGGAGAAGATACGGATTTAGATATTTTTGGGACTTTTATTGTCACTGGAAATTGGACCAACGATGGCAGGGGACCTGGTGATGGAGGAGATCTTGATTTAAATGTTGGAGAAAACGGCATGTTCGCTGTTGGTGGTAATGCAAGTTTCGATTATTCAACTTATGATGGAGGTACGTATCCTCAGAATATTTTTATTGGAGGTTCTTTAACTACTGTTGGAGCTCCAGGCGACTTTAGTTCGGTAAATGTTGGGGTTTCTCCTTTCGGAACTGCTTCTTTGGATTTGGCAGATTCGAATATCAATATTGATTTGTGGCAGAATACGACCGTTAATGACGAAAAGTTGAATACTAATGAAATATCATCTACTCCTTTAATGAATGTAGTGATAAATTCTGCCAATGGTTGGGGAAATAAATTTCTTAAAGTGACTTGTACCGATTTTAATCAGAATGAGATCATAATTCCAGATCAAACTGGAAACCCTATAACCGACATAGCCCAGCTTCAAACCTTACTTAGAGGTATAAAATGGCAAGTTTTGGACAATACGGTAAAAGATAAATTAGTTACCTATCATAAAAATAATGATGGAAAAACGGATCATATAAATTCAAATGAAAGAGGTACAATGATGGAGTACCTTTCTAAAAACAGGGTACTAAAAATTTCTTTTGTTGATAACATTACAGACACAACTACCGTATATACAAATTCATCAAGCAGAATGTCTTCGATTCAAACGATTGAGGATATTAATATTGATAACGATTTGGGTGACTTACCCATTGAGTTAATATTTTTTGAGGCAAGATTACAATATCAGAAAGTAATTTTTAATTGGGCAAGTGCCATGGAAATAAACAATGACTATTACGCTATCGAACAATCATATGATGGAAGAAGTTGGAATGAAGTAAGTAAGATCTCTTCAAAACAATCAAACAGTAATTTTAGATTAGATTATACTTATTCTATTGACTTTAACGGAAATGATACTTTTTACAGATTAAAACAAGTGGATTTTGATGGTACCACGGAATATTTTGAACATGTTTTTATTAAAGGAGGGAATAATCATCTGAAATTA includes the following:
- a CDS encoding haloacid dehalogenase type II; translated protein: MTLAFDIYGTLINTSGVFDSIQKLIGEKAEGFNQLWRTKQLEYSFRRAAMNNYVDFSVCTKQALEYACLFYKVDLEEHQKTALMEEYKVLPAFDDVKKNLERLRSEGHQLYAFSNGSKEAIKGLLINAGLVDHFDGMISVEEKQVFKPSPTVYQYVLEVTSSVKESTYLISSNPFDVLGAKAFGLQSIWVQRSKESILDPWEYQPNRIISTLSDLTFTK
- a CDS encoding helix-turn-helix transcriptional regulator; translated protein: MDGTIKFEYNGRTLIEKAIIKVPFTKERVFQNEGCFIYMKDASIKLHSPQDNLEVKKKEAVLLKCDTYFLEFLGEQNQGTVEVIAVHLYPELLKKLYINELPKIIEKTVSNPPTKLIEDETIISRFIDSLDFYFTNPSLVNEDLLELKIKELILLLIQTNNVTSVLELIHDLYSPRTVQLKNVIELHTFSNLTLEELAKLCHLSLSSFKREFQKVFDETPSKYFTTQRINKAKELLSKTDLPINEIAYEIGYNDPLYFTRIFKKREGVSPSQFRN
- the ahpC gene encoding alkyl hydroperoxide reductase subunit C, with the protein product MSQIGKQIVDFKVQSFNNNEFQTVTKEDVLGKWSIFFFYPADFTFVCPTELEDLANLYEEFKATGTEVYSVSTDTHFVHKAWHDTSETIKKINYPMLADPTGVLSRGFDVMIEEDGLAERGTFIVNPEGEIVSYEVVAGNVGRNAEELLRKLKALQFVAENPAEVCPAKWKEGNETLKPSIDLVGLI
- the ahpC gene encoding alkyl hydroperoxide reductase subunit C; protein product: MSQIGKQIVDFKVQSFNNNEFQTVTKEDVLGKWSIFFFYPADFTFVCPTELEDLANLYEEFKATNTEIFSVSTDTHFVHKAWHDTSETIKKINYPMLADPTGVLSRGFDVMIEEDGMAERGTFIVNPEGEIVSYEVVAGNVGRNAEELLRKLKALQFVAENPAEVCPAKWKEGNETLKPSIDLVGLI
- the ahpF gene encoding alkyl hydroperoxide reductase subunit F — protein: MLEQALKTQVTTFFGHLKSQYTFEVTVADTHPSKNDMVSLMEDVASCSDKVTLNVQSGEGLSMNIVKDGVPSNITFRAVPTGHEFTTLLLAVLNMEGIGKNLPDQAIINKIKSISEKVEIRSYISLSCTNCPEVVQALNVMSMNNPNITHQIIDGGINQEEVEQLGIQAVPTVLVNGEQFHVGRSSLGELLGKLEELVETSTENIEAIEKEYDVVVVGGGPAGVSSAVYSARKGFKVAVVAGTIGGQVKETVGIENMISITKTTGAELTANLYNHLKDYPIDILENRWVENVEVVDGYKKITTSMNEVITAPALVIATGASWRKLGVPGETEYIGSGVAFCTHCDAPYFKGKKVVVVGGGNSGLEAAIDLSSIASEVTVLEFMDTLKGDQVLQDKVNELPNVNVITNAATKEVIGDGKQVTALQYQDRVSEEIKSITTDGVFVQIGLKANSDAFKDIVETNRMGEIEIDAHNRTSQAGVYAAGDVSIVPYKQIVIAMGEGSKAALSAFEDKIKNKLMSTEISLA